One Pichia kudriavzevii chromosome 3, complete sequence genomic window carries:
- a CDS encoding uncharacterized protein (PKUD0C05260; Pfam Domains: PIR(7.9e-28)): MRSTTLSVATLALVAQSLAAYVPSEPWSTLTPSATFSGKHTTDYTKTFAISIDPIATPSSTASSSASTANSKAKRDVVTQIGDGQIQATTATPKTEAPVITQIGDGQIQATTATPKTEAPVITQIGDGQIQATTATPKTEAPVITQIGDGQIQATTATPKTKAPVVTQIGDGQIQATTSASATVATQIGDGQIQATTTNGKKDSKPAETSPATPSGDYQGFPESCKNPDALSMVLNKGILTDSKGRIGSIVANQQFQFDGPPPQAGAIYAAGWSVTADGNLAIGEKDIFYQCLSGNFYNLYDEHIGSQCEEVYLKVVDLVDC; this comes from the coding sequence atgagaTCCACCACCTTATCTGTTGCCACTTTAGCGTTAGTTGCCCAATCCTTAGCAGCTTATGTTCCTTCCGAACCATGGTCCACTCTGACCCCTTCTGCAACATTCTCTGGTAAGCACACCACCGATTACACAAAAACTTTTGCAATTTCCATCGACCCAATCGCTACTCCATCTTCCACTGCTTCCTCCTCTGCTTCTACTGCAAACTCAAAGGCTAAGAGAGACGTTGTCACtcaaattggtgatggCCAAATCCAAGCTACCACTGCAACTCCAAAGACCGAAGCTCCAGTCATTACccaaattggtgatggtCAAATCCAAGCTACCACTGCAACTCCAAAGACCGAAGCTCCAGTCATTACccaaattggtgatggtCAAATCCAAGCTACCACTGCAACTCCAAAGACCGAAGCTCCAGTCATTACCCAAATTGGTGACGGTCAAATCCAAGCTACCACGGCAACTCCAAAAACTAAGGCTCCGGTTGTCACccaaattggtgatggtCAAATCCAAGCAACCACTTCAGCTAGTGCAACCGTTGCAACCCAAATCGGTGATGGTCAAATTCAAGCAACCACTACAAATGGAAAGAAAGACTCCAAGCCAGCAGAAACTTCCCCAGCAACCCCAAGTGGTGACTACCAAGGTTTCCCAGAATCTTGTAAGAACCCAGATGCACTGTCCATGGTTTTAAACAAGGGTATCTTGACTGATTCAAAGGGCAGAATTGGTTCCATCGTTGCAAACcaacaattccaatttgatGGTCCTCCACCACAAGCAGGTGCAATTTACGCTGCTGGTTGGTCTGTCACTGCCGATGGTAACTTAGCTATTGGTGAAAAGGATATCTTCTACCAATGTCTGTCTGGTAACTTCTACAACTTATACGATGAACACATTGGTTCTCAATGTGAAGAAGTTTACTTGAAGGTTGTTGATTTAGTTGATTGTTAA
- a CDS encoding uncharacterized protein (PKUD0C05270; similar to Saccharomyces cerevisiae YGR165W (MRPS35); ancestral locus Anc_5.166) has product MLSRTLTESSTSTVKSAGFQVSQVRYRRTLAYPFYSKAGNIPPARKGRKQTVFKRLMDQFLGPKNYKGEYYLNKYAYPKNNHTPNYIDPRSERGNALLEPLSEFDTVDETENDSSKRRNNNAFRPFPLNSKLSTNFQVDNETKIQIVNDILLNKMPSQQVAIKYGLKIQRIEAILKLREIEEKWEQEDKINGDLKRMSQAMYKMFPIFNPRNNAENLTEIPIPKETLQSRFLTIAESEPFGPVDAAKEFNLEPAAVTLEKLSEGGEHSLHHEATQTKNDGSFIAPMHEGDKYAFKFTPVKVGKVGYRYGKVNRDNRKDRKVAYDAAGNKYYPLE; this is encoded by the coding sequence ATGCTCAGTAGAACGTTGACAGAAAGTAGTACATCTACAGTTAAGAGTGCAGGGTTCCAGGTATCCCAAGTGCGTTATAGAAGAACACTAGCCTACCCATTTTACTCCAAAGCTGGTAATATTCCACCTGCAAGGAAAGGGCGTAAACAGACTGTCTTTAAACGTCTCATGGATCAATTTTTAGGGCCTAAGAATTACAAGGGTGAATATTACTTGAATAAGTATGCATATCCAAAGAACAACCACACTCCAAATTATATCGATCCAAGAAGCGAAAGAGGGAATGCGTTACTCGAACCACTAAGTGAGTTTGATactgttgatgaaactgaGAACGACTCctcaaagagaagaaacaatAATGCCTTCAGACCTTTCCCATTAAACTCCAAATTATCTACTAATTTCCAAGTTGACAATGAAACCAAGATTCAAATTGTCAATGACattcttttgaataaaatGCCATCTCAACAAGTTGCAATTAAATATGGACTAaagattcaaagaattgagGCTATTCTCAAGTTACGtgaaattgaggaaaaatgGGAACAAGAAGACAAGATAAATGgtgatttgaaaagaatgtCACAGGCAATGTACAAAATGTTCCCTATTTTCAACCCAAGAAATAATGCTGAAAACTTGACTGAAATTCCAATTCCAAAGGAAACTTTACAATCACGTTTCTTAACAATTGCAGAATCAGAGCCATTTGGTCCTGTTGATGCAGCAAAAGAATTCAATTTGGAACCTGCAGCTGTCACCTTGGAGAAACTATCCGAAGGTGGTGAACACTCCCTACATCATGAGGCAACGCAAACTAAAAACGATGGATCGTTTATTGCACCAATGCATGAAGGTGATAAATACGCTTTCAAGTTCACTCCTGTCAAGGTCGGTAAAGTCGGTTACAGATATGGTAAAGTCAACCGGGACAACAGAAAAGACAGAAAGGTTGCCTATGATGCCGCAGGTAACAAATACTATCCTCTTGAGTAA